The sequence below is a genomic window from Phoenix dactylifera cultivar Barhee BC4 chromosome 8, palm_55x_up_171113_PBpolish2nd_filt_p, whole genome shotgun sequence.
atttgtattttataGTTAGCTACGGACATAATTacacatatttttttataatagttTTGTTGAATCTTGCACAATTATATGCCCACTTTAATGTGTGCCATGATAATTATAATTTATTCTAATAGAATTTCATGATCTTCATAACTTGTGTTAACTCTCGTTGTCCAATTTTCACATAAAATCCTAATTGATGTAGGCATGTTGGCTAATATCTCATCATGGCTTCATTATAATTTATAGGGCTAAAATTGGGGCGAATATGAATCGAATACCAgcatatccatattcatatttattttatttgataaatataaatatgaatatggatattaATCGAATGTAAAAAATTATATCTATACTTATTTTAAAcgaatatggatacaaatcagATACTGAAAGTACGGATATAAATACAGATATAAGTTAGGTAATTAAACTTTACGATCCCaaaatcaaagatattactaagtaaatagtaaataaaaaatattaatacagttaaatatatattttaaaaaatattaatactaTATAAAATTAGATAGAGTTACAAATAAAATCGAATATTTGGATACGAATCGAATAGTTGCCTATGAATATTCAAATCTACATTTGTTTTAATTTGACagatataaataatattaaGTGAATGcttaaaattctatttatgtTCTGATAAATTTGGATACGGAAATAtgtggatggatggatggtaTCTTATGCACTTTCATCCTTACTTTCCTAATATAAATAATCTAGAGGCATAATGGTCATTTTGCCGACGAACGATGCTTCTCGGTAGCTGTCTGAGACTGCCGTCTCCTAATCCTAACGCCGTCTCCGTTAGTCCCGGGTCCAAGCGTATACAAGGCAGGCGTCTCGGaccatttcttcttctccacccGTGCCGCATTTCTCTTGCTTCCTTTCTgatcatgaaaaataaaaaaaaatcgaagGAGTAAGAGAAAACTCGAAGAAGAAAAAGTTCTCGGGCCTTGGGAGCGAAGAGCGGAAGGAGAACCCAATCGAAATGCTAATCCCATCCATGAAAACCCTCGCCTTCTAATCGCCATATTCCTTTTTGTAAGAATCCTCCTCGCAAACtcattctcctcctcctcctccatcgctCTTTATTTTTTCTCCCTTTATTGGAGAAAGAATCCTACATTCTGATCGAATCTTCTCGATCGATCAGTTGCTTTGGACCCCAGTCATTCTATTACGTGGTGGTCTTCTTGTTTGAAATCTGAGACCGTAGTCTCTTGACAGGGTTTGATCGCTGATCTTTGGAAAAAGGGATGTTTTTGTCAGGGATTTCTGGGGTTTGATTCCAATCCCAGGTAACATTTGGATCCTCACTTCGATCTTCGTGGAGAAGGAGATCATAATCCATGATGGCTTCTTGGATTTGAGAGAAGAAAAATCTCGCCTTTTTTTTAGCTAGGGTTCCTTGTGCTCCCCCATTAGAGAACGAAGATGTCTTCCTCCGGCGTTGCTCTCAGCCCCATCCGGGAAGATCCGGCGCTCTCCCCCATCCGGTTCGACGGCAGTAGGTCGCCTCATTGCTCGCCCGAGTCCATCCTGATCTACCTCGCCATCCCGGGATCGGTGATCCCCATGCAGGTGCTGGAATCCGACTCGATCGCCTCCGTGAAGCTTAGGATCCAGTCCTGTAAAGGCTTTGTGGTAAAGAAGCAGAAGCTGGTCTTCGATGGCAGGGAGCTGGCTCGGAACAACAGCTTCGTCCGGGATTATGGAATGACTGATGGAAATGTCCTCCACCTTGTCATCCGGCTCAGCGATCTCCGTGTCATCACTGTGAAAACTACCTGCGGAAAGAAATTTGAATTCCAAGTCGAGAAGCGCCGGAACATCGGTTACATCAAACAGCAGATCGCTAAGCAGGGTAAGGATTTTTGTGATCTCGAGGATCATAAGCTCATCTGTGATGGGAAGGAACTTGATGATCAGCAGCTGATTGATGACATTTGTAAGAACAATGATGCCGTCGTCCATTTGCTGATCCGTAAATCAGCTAAAGTTAGGGCTAGTCCGGTTAACAAGGACTTTGAGCTGTCAATAGTTGCACCTGATCTGAAGGATAACAAGGGGTTCGATGGCCTTCAGATCATTTCCAAGAAGCAGCCAGATAGAGATGCTTGGGTTGAGCCAGTGATTGTTAATCCCGAAGTTGAATTGTCTCCAGGGATTATGGATCTGGTTAGATCTACCATAGCTGGATTGGAGAGGGGCAACACTCCGGTCTTATCTTCAGAAGGCTCAGGGGGGGTGTACTTTATGCAAGATGTCTCAGGTCGCGAATATGTTTCTGTTTTTAAGCCAATTGATGAAGAGCCGATGGCTGAGAACAATCCTCGAGGGCTTCCTTTGTCATCAGATGGTGAAGGCTTAAAGAGGGGGACACGGGTAGGCGAGGGTGCACTAAGGGAGGTTGCAGCATACATCCTTGACCACCCTGTTGGTGGCCGCCGCTCAAGTGATGAACTTGGCTTTGCTGGTGTTCCTCCGACAGTCCTGGTGCGGTGCTTGCATGAGGGATTTAATCATCATGATGGGTATGGTTATATGgcaaagaactacaagattGGATCCTTGCAGATGTTTCTGGAGAACTGTGGGAGCTGTGAGGATATAGGGCCTCGGGCATTCCCAGTGGAGGAGGTTCATAAGATCTGTGTGTTGGATATAAGATTGGCAAATGCTGATCGACATGCTGGCAATATACTGCTTCGCAAGGATGGAGAAGGGCAGTTTGTGCTGGTTCCAATTGATCATGGATACTGCTTGCCTGAGAATGTAAGTAAATGCTATTTTATTTGTTGCATAGTAGAGTTTCAGTATTATGTTTATGTATTTCTCTCTTGCTTATGCTTTTTTTTAGATGTTGAAAATGATGttaaataaatattatgatTAAGCTAATGATCACTTGAGGACACTTCACATATGGTTTTCATTCTTGGTATGTGGACTTGGAGATCACTTTTTTGTGGTAGTTGTCTTTTTTCCCTTTATATTTCTAATCACCTTTTTTATGATTTTAACAGAAATGCATTAGACGACAGAAACCTA
It includes:
- the LOC103702517 gene encoding phosphatidylinositol 4-kinase gamma 4-like, which codes for MSSSGVALSPIREDPALSPIRFDGSRSPHCSPESILIYLAIPGSVIPMQVLESDSIASVKLRIQSCKGFVVKKQKLVFDGRELARNNSFVRDYGMTDGNVLHLVIRLSDLRVITVKTTCGKKFEFQVEKRRNIGYIKQQIAKQGKDFCDLEDHKLICDGKELDDQQLIDDICKNNDAVVHLLIRKSAKVRASPVNKDFELSIVAPDLKDNKGFDGLQIISKKQPDRDAWVEPVIVNPEVELSPGIMDLVRSTIAGLERGNTPVLSSEGSGGVYFMQDVSGREYVSVFKPIDEEPMAENNPRGLPLSSDGEGLKRGTRVGEGALREVAAYILDHPVGGRRSSDELGFAGVPPTVLVRCLHEGFNHHDGYGYMAKNYKIGSLQMFLENCGSCEDIGPRAFPVEEVHKICVLDIRLANADRHAGNILLRKDGEGQFVLVPIDHGYCLPENFEDCTFEWLYWPQARQPFSSEIIDYIKSLDAEEDIALLKFHGWALSPECSRTLRISTMLLKKGAERGLTPYDIGSILCRETLKKESKIEEIIREAKDSVLPGTSETVFLECVYEIMDRYLDELFM